One genomic window of Geodermatophilus sp. DSM 44513 includes the following:
- a CDS encoding CBS domain-containing protein has protein sequence MHIRQLLRRKGTDVATVEATASVRTALALLSERRVGALVVSADGRGVEGIVSERDVVRALHDRGADLLDAPVSTVMTAQVHTCVPAAGVEELARTMTEHRVRHVPVVEDGVLVGIVSIGDVVKARLDELEEERAQLVGYIQAG, from the coding sequence ATGCACATCCGTCAGCTGCTGCGGCGCAAGGGAACGGACGTCGCCACGGTCGAGGCCACGGCCAGCGTCCGCACCGCCCTGGCGCTGCTCAGCGAGCGCCGCGTCGGCGCCCTGGTCGTCTCCGCCGACGGCCGCGGCGTCGAGGGCATCGTCTCCGAGCGCGATGTCGTCCGGGCGCTGCACGACCGCGGCGCCGACCTGCTGGACGCGCCGGTGTCGACGGTCATGACCGCGCAGGTGCACACCTGCGTGCCGGCCGCCGGTGTCGAGGAGCTGGCCCGGACGATGACCGAGCACCGGGTGCGGCACGTGCCGGTGGTCGAGGACGGCGTGCTGGTCGGCATCGTGTCCATCGGCGACGTGGTCAAGGCCCGGCTCGACGAGCTGGAGGAGGAGCGCGCGCAGCTGGTCGGCTACATCCAGGCGGGGTGA
- a CDS encoding DUF3263 domain-containing protein has product MSAEPAPAVSPPGGEVPRPPAAEPPPAPVPEPAIRPGGLTRREHEVLAFERQWWRRPGAKETAIRDRFGLAPIRYYQALNALVDRPAALEVDPLLVRRLRRLRAARGQRRTSQILGNGGRGI; this is encoded by the coding sequence GTGTCCGCCGAACCAGCTCCCGCGGTCTCCCCGCCGGGGGGCGAGGTGCCCCGTCCCCCCGCCGCCGAGCCGCCGCCCGCGCCCGTCCCCGAGCCGGCCATCCGTCCCGGTGGCCTGACCCGCCGCGAGCACGAGGTGCTCGCCTTCGAGCGGCAGTGGTGGCGCCGGCCCGGCGCCAAGGAGACGGCCATCCGCGACCGCTTCGGCCTGGCGCCGATCCGCTATTACCAGGCGCTCAACGCCCTGGTCGACCGGCCGGCGGCGCTGGAGGTCGACCCCCTGCTGGTGCGCCGGCTGCGGCGGCTGCGCGCCGCGCGCGGGCAGCGGCGAACCTCGCAGATCCTGGGCAACGGGGGCCGCGGCATCTAG
- a CDS encoding CHAP domain-containing protein: MRNAVPCRSSSARAGTLLRRVGLLRQLVVSLAALAVVLIGVILAPIAQGTTGFIGSYCHDRGYACVTGGYAATAASTGNSWAWRYYGEQGAGGIGTPSGPHNCTLYVAWRLQQAGMVDPKRAWGNASEWGNVFSSDRRPAVGSVAWWKSGNHVAYVEQVSADGAQVYVRADNYVPSGAGGYTDAGWISVNAPTGFLHIHDVGAGAPGGSVTTPTAGIAFEANTSHLWTAGGAGTADRGLGMMPGTSPAIAAVSGGYQVAFQANTGNLWTTGPLGTRDFGLGMMAGTSPAIAAVPGGYQIAFQANTGNLWVAGTQGTGDFHLGMMRGTSPAIASHNGGYGIAFQANTGNLWTAGAAGTADRGLGMMAGTSPAIAANSAGYGIAFQANTGNLWTTGAGGTADRGLGMMRGTSPSIAAGAGGFGIAFQSNTGNLWTTGAAGTADLQLGMMARTSPSIAGGSSYSLAFQANTGSLWTAGGVGTTDLRLGMAGGTSPAIA; encoded by the coding sequence ATGCGCAACGCTGTTCCATGCCGTTCCTCGTCGGCACGCGCCGGTACTCTGCTCCGGCGTGTGGGGCTGCTTCGTCAGTTGGTCGTATCATTGGCCGCGCTCGCGGTCGTCCTAATTGGCGTGATCCTCGCACCTATCGCACAGGGGACGACGGGATTTATCGGTAGCTATTGTCACGACCGCGGCTATGCTTGCGTAACTGGCGGATACGCAGCGACGGCTGCAAGCACCGGCAACAGTTGGGCCTGGCGGTACTACGGCGAGCAGGGCGCTGGCGGCATCGGAACGCCTTCCGGGCCGCACAACTGCACCCTCTACGTTGCCTGGCGCCTTCAGCAAGCGGGAATGGTCGACCCTAAGCGCGCGTGGGGGAATGCCTCCGAGTGGGGCAACGTATTTTCCTCTGACCGTCGACCAGCCGTTGGCTCGGTGGCTTGGTGGAAAAGCGGGAATCACGTCGCCTACGTCGAGCAAGTGAGCGCTGACGGAGCCCAAGTGTATGTGCGTGCGGACAATTATGTCCCTAGCGGCGCGGGCGGATACACCGACGCAGGGTGGATATCAGTCAACGCGCCCACCGGCTTTCTGCACATCCACGACGTAGGCGCTGGCGCCCCCGGTGGAAGTGTTACCACTCCGACCGCCGGCATTGCGTTTGAGGCCAACACTAGCCACCTGTGGACGGCGGGGGGCGCTGGCACTGCTGATCGAGGCCTGGGCATGATGCCCGGCACCAGCCCGGCCATCGCGGCCGTGTCCGGCGGGTACCAGGTCGCTTTTCAAGCGAATACTGGTAATTTGTGGACTACGGGCCCGCTCGGGACTCGAGACTTTGGCCTCGGCATGATGGCCGGGACGAGCCCGGCAATAGCTGCCGTGCCCGGCGGTTACCAAATCGCCTTCCAAGCTAACACTGGCAACCTCTGGGTTGCGGGGACCCAGGGAACAGGCGACTTCCACCTTGGCATGATGCGGGGCACAAGCCCGGCGATCGCCTCCCATAACGGCGGGTATGGCATCGCCTTCCAAGCTAACACCGGCAACTTGTGGACGGCTGGCGCCGCCGGGACGGCCGACCGCGGATTAGGCATGATGGCTGGCACGAGCCCTGCTATCGCCGCAAACTCCGCTGGCTACGGCATCGCCTTTCAAGCCAACACGGGCAACCTGTGGACGACCGGCGCCGGCGGGACCGCTGACCGTGGCCTGGGCATGATGCGCGGAACCAGCCCTAGTATCGCCGCGGGCGCCGGCGGTTTCGGCATTGCCTTTCAATCGAACACGGGGAATTTGTGGACGACTGGTGCGGCTGGGACTGCCGACTTGCAATTGGGCATGATGGCCCGTACCAGCCCGAGCATAGCCGGAGGCTCCAGCTACTCGTTGGCCTTCCAAGCGAACACCGGAAGCCTTTGGACGGCAGGCGGTGTCGGAACTACCGACTTGCGGCTTGGCATGGCGGGGGGCACTAGCCCGGCTATTGCCTAG
- a CDS encoding low temperature requirement protein A — protein MATDTDTDHPAPLVSPPRLRTDEDRTASRLELFLDLVYVLVVAQLASALAEDLTWHGAAVFAGLFTVTWWSWVTITLYANRFDTNDVLYRVAKLAMMFGVAVMAASATEAVGPQSGVFALGYLATRALLLLLYARAWRHVTEARGTIAVYLTATGVGAALWVVSLAVPTPARYWLWAAGILLEAAGPLVATRYGRDVPLHLEHLPERFGLFVILVLGESVASVVKGMYETQWQTASVVVAAVGFVVTAALWWSYFDLGGAAGKQHLVEDGGGQESGTADRYVYGHLPLTLGLAAVGVGIEQYVVHPVGELSTGGRWALCAGTALFLTGTAALVAGTAGSWRAAWPWPTVAIPVVVAIGVLDEVLPVVSVSAVGVALLLVVLAGIREQRRGRIATTET, from the coding sequence GTGGCCACGGACACCGACACCGACCATCCGGCTCCGCTGGTCAGCCCGCCCCGGCTGCGCACCGACGAGGACCGCACCGCCTCGCGCCTGGAGCTGTTCCTCGACCTGGTCTACGTGCTCGTCGTGGCCCAGCTGGCCTCCGCGCTGGCCGAGGACCTGACCTGGCACGGCGCGGCGGTGTTCGCCGGGCTGTTCACGGTCACCTGGTGGTCGTGGGTGACGATCACCCTCTACGCCAACCGGTTCGACACCAACGACGTGCTCTACCGCGTCGCGAAGCTGGCGATGATGTTCGGGGTGGCGGTGATGGCCGCCAGCGCCACCGAGGCGGTCGGCCCGCAGTCCGGCGTCTTCGCCCTCGGCTACCTGGCCACCCGGGCCCTGCTGCTCCTGCTCTACGCCCGCGCGTGGCGGCACGTCACCGAGGCCCGCGGCACCATCGCGGTCTACCTGACGGCCACCGGTGTCGGCGCCGCGCTGTGGGTGGTGTCGCTGGCCGTTCCCACGCCGGCGCGGTACTGGCTGTGGGCCGCGGGCATCCTGCTGGAGGCGGCCGGCCCGCTGGTCGCCACGCGGTACGGCCGCGACGTCCCCCTGCACCTGGAGCACCTGCCCGAGCGGTTCGGCCTCTTCGTCATCCTGGTGCTCGGCGAGTCCGTCGCCTCGGTGGTCAAGGGCATGTACGAGACGCAGTGGCAGACGGCGTCGGTCGTCGTGGCGGCCGTCGGGTTCGTCGTCACCGCCGCGCTGTGGTGGAGCTACTTCGACCTCGGCGGCGCGGCCGGCAAGCAGCACCTGGTCGAGGACGGCGGCGGGCAGGAGAGCGGCACCGCGGACCGCTACGTGTACGGCCACCTCCCGCTCACGCTGGGGCTGGCCGCCGTCGGGGTCGGCATCGAGCAGTACGTCGTCCACCCGGTCGGTGAGCTCTCGACCGGGGGACGGTGGGCACTGTGTGCCGGGACGGCGCTGTTCCTGACCGGCACCGCGGCCCTCGTCGCCGGCACGGCCGGCTCGTGGCGGGCGGCGTGGCCCTGGCCCACCGTCGCGATCCCGGTGGTCGTGGCCATCGGTGTCCTCGACGAGGTCCTGCCGGTGGTCAGCGTGAGCGCCGTCGGCGTCGCGTTGCTGCTCGTGGTGCTCGCCGGCATCCGCGAGCAGCGCCGCGGCCGGATCGCGACCACCGAGACCTAG
- a CDS encoding transposase — MADTLRWLIAVLARDTHLWFDDVWVVDSTPVECARSREAAHSSELAGWAEYGYCASHSRYFWGLRLHLFRTLHGLPVGFAVSGAKADEREVLLGPLEADPTLTCGRTGQAVIADRHYYGRQFEATLHGHGITLLRPARAGETPRPRAALFKPLRQVIESINDTFKGQLDLEHDGGHTPLGVWVRVLRRVLALTAAIWHNDHIGAPTPRSLIAYDH, encoded by the coding sequence CTGGCCGACACGCTCCGCTGGCTGATCGCCGTGCTGGCCCGCGACACGCATCTGTGGTTTGACGACGTGTGGGTGGTCGACTCCACCCCGGTGGAATGCGCCCGCTCCCGAGAGGCAGCACACAGCTCGGAGCTGGCCGGCTGGGCCGAGTACGGCTACTGCGCCAGCCACTCCCGCTACTTCTGGGGACTGCGACTACACCTGTTCCGCACCCTGCACGGACTGCCCGTCGGCTTCGCCGTCTCCGGCGCCAAGGCCGACGAGCGTGAGGTGCTGCTCGGTCCGCTGGAAGCCGACCCGACGCTGACCTGCGGCCGAACGGGACAGGCGGTGATCGCCGACCGGCACTACTACGGCCGCCAGTTCGAAGCCACGCTGCACGGCCACGGCATCACGTTGTTGCGCCCTGCCCGCGCCGGCGAGACACCGCGGCCCCGAGCGGCCCTGTTCAAGCCGCTGCGGCAAGTGATCGAGTCGATCAACGACACCTTCAAGGGACAGCTCGACCTCGAACACGACGGCGGACACACCCCGCTCGGCGTCTGGGTTCGCGTCCTGCGACGTGTCCTGGCCCTCACCGCCGCCATCTGGCACAACGACCACATCGGCGCGCCGACCCCACGATCACTGATCGCCTACGACCACTGA
- a CDS encoding DUF5313 family protein, whose amino-acid sequence MRTHGAAHRPTPLQWTRYALGGRLPRDLSPWVLADTTGPGWARRHLTRAVVQLLPVLVLCVTVVPVPLVYRLSAAAGGLFMGLVFSLAFMVETTEHRVAKAGYPPGTAARVRAERTERAQVERRSAYRRDGAGSFD is encoded by the coding sequence GTGCGAACCCACGGTGCCGCGCACCGGCCGACGCCGCTGCAGTGGACCCGCTACGCACTCGGCGGCCGGCTGCCGCGCGACCTGTCGCCCTGGGTGCTGGCCGACACCACCGGGCCGGGGTGGGCGCGCCGGCACCTGACCCGTGCGGTGGTCCAGCTGCTGCCGGTGCTGGTGCTCTGCGTGACCGTCGTCCCCGTGCCGCTGGTCTACCGGCTGTCCGCCGCGGCCGGCGGGCTGTTCATGGGGCTGGTCTTCTCGCTGGCGTTCATGGTGGAGACGACCGAGCACCGGGTGGCCAAGGCGGGCTACCCGCCGGGCACCGCGGCCCGGGTGCGGGCCGAGCGGACCGAGCGGGCGCAGGTGGAGCGCCGCTCGGCCTACCGGCGGGACGGCGCGGGCAGCTTCGACTAG
- a CDS encoding LytR C-terminal domain-containing protein → MRLPVPPSAAATPAPAPVAGPRTTVAPFQAVPAPDPGDGPPAQAPTPTPRRRAADRVRPVPAAPVPAEEPARAAGPEPAVVPVHGAAPGYGDWTSPWRTRADPAPATTAIPDRAPAGASRAAAPATEAIPDRTPAWYDDTDDDTDEDTGEDTDDDRYADDAPYTGEDRYAEEDAYGPDDPDEEDGRGPDTGSSTGVVGGRASFRAERQAAEVERLRAVREEAGRGPGVRRAAVGLLAVAVVALVVLGVYSFASPEVQGAAGSTPDAPAPTSPAPAVPTSVLPPLDVDPLPAPDAAAVAPVRVPVTVLNATGVSGLAGDVSAELAAGGWEPGVISEYQGADVATTTVYYTSGDQTQYDAAVQLTQQYPQITGPAVRFFDVPDAPDPGLVVVTTGEWLP, encoded by the coding sequence GTGCGGCTCCCGGTCCCGCCGTCCGCCGCGGCCACCCCGGCGCCGGCCCCCGTGGCCGGCCCGCGCACCACCGTCGCCCCCTTCCAGGCCGTGCCCGCTCCCGACCCCGGCGACGGGCCGCCGGCACAGGCGCCGACCCCGACGCCTCGCCGCCGCGCCGCGGACCGGGTCCGTCCGGTGCCCGCCGCACCGGTGCCGGCCGAGGAACCGGCCCGTGCCGCCGGACCGGAGCCGGCCGTGGTCCCGGTCCACGGCGCGGCCCCCGGCTACGGCGACTGGACCAGCCCCTGGCGGACCCGCGCCGACCCCGCGCCGGCCACCACGGCCATCCCCGACCGCGCGCCGGCCGGTGCCTCCCGCGCGGCCGCGCCGGCCACCGAGGCGATCCCCGACCGCACACCCGCCTGGTACGACGACACGGACGACGACACGGACGAGGACACGGGCGAGGACACGGACGACGACCGGTACGCCGACGACGCCCCGTACACCGGCGAGGACCGGTACGCCGAGGAGGACGCGTACGGGCCGGACGACCCCGACGAGGAGGACGGCCGCGGACCGGACACCGGCAGCTCCACCGGGGTCGTCGGCGGCCGCGCCTCGTTCCGCGCCGAGCGCCAGGCGGCCGAGGTCGAGCGGCTGCGCGCGGTCCGCGAGGAGGCCGGTCGCGGACCGGGCGTGCGCCGCGCCGCGGTGGGCCTGCTCGCCGTGGCCGTCGTCGCCCTCGTGGTGCTCGGCGTCTACTCCTTCGCCTCGCCCGAGGTGCAGGGGGCCGCCGGCAGCACCCCGGACGCGCCGGCCCCGACGTCGCCCGCGCCCGCCGTCCCGACCTCGGTGCTGCCGCCGCTGGACGTCGACCCCCTGCCGGCCCCCGACGCCGCGGCCGTCGCGCCGGTGCGCGTCCCGGTGACCGTGCTCAACGCCACCGGGGTCTCCGGCCTGGCCGGCGACGTCTCCGCCGAGCTGGCCGCCGGGGGGTGGGAGCCCGGTGTCATCAGCGAGTACCAGGGCGCCGACGTCGCCACCACCACCGTCTACTACACCTCCGGTGACCAGACGCAGTACGACGCCGCGGTGCAGCTCACCCAGCAGTACCCGCAGATCACCGGGCCCGCCGTGCGGTTCTTCGACGTCCCGGACGCCCCGGATCCCGGGCTCGTGGTCGTCACCACCGGCGAGTGGCTGCCCTGA
- the rarD gene encoding EamA family transporter RarD, with translation MDERRTGILCGLGAYGLWGLFPLYFPLLEPAGGLEIVAHRVVWSLLFIAVLLTVLRAWPQVRATVADRRSALVLLGAAVLIAANWLVFVYGVNSGHVVETSLGYFINPLVSVLLGVVVFAERLRRLQWVAVGIAAVAVAVLTVDYGRPPWIALSLAATFGLYGLMKKLVRVEAAPGLFVETALVVVPAVVVLAVLHAGGEGTAGTAGTGHLLLLASAGVATAVPLLLFAGATRRVPLSTVGLLQYLTPLMQLAIGVFVNQEPMPPARLAGFVIVWVALAVFTVDGLRTARDGARRRAAETAPAPAR, from the coding sequence GTGGACGAGCGGCGCACCGGGATCCTGTGCGGCCTGGGCGCCTACGGCCTGTGGGGCCTGTTCCCCCTGTACTTCCCGCTGCTGGAGCCGGCCGGCGGGCTGGAGATCGTGGCCCACCGGGTCGTGTGGTCGCTGTTGTTCATCGCCGTCCTGCTCACCGTCCTGCGTGCCTGGCCGCAGGTGCGCGCCACGGTCGCCGACCGCCGCTCCGCGCTGGTCCTGCTCGGCGCCGCCGTGCTCATCGCGGCCAACTGGCTGGTCTTCGTGTACGGGGTCAACTCCGGGCACGTGGTGGAGACCTCGCTCGGCTACTTCATCAACCCCCTGGTGAGCGTGCTGCTCGGGGTGGTGGTCTTCGCCGAGCGGCTGCGCCGGCTGCAGTGGGTGGCCGTCGGGATCGCCGCCGTCGCGGTGGCCGTGCTGACCGTCGACTACGGCCGGCCGCCGTGGATCGCCCTGTCGCTGGCGGCGACCTTCGGCCTGTACGGGCTGATGAAGAAGCTGGTCCGGGTCGAGGCGGCTCCGGGTCTGTTCGTGGAGACCGCGCTGGTCGTCGTCCCCGCGGTGGTGGTGCTGGCCGTGCTGCACGCCGGCGGCGAGGGGACGGCGGGCACCGCCGGGACCGGCCACCTGCTGCTGCTGGCGAGCGCCGGTGTGGCGACCGCTGTGCCCCTGCTGCTGTTCGCCGGCGCCACCCGGCGCGTCCCGCTGTCCACGGTGGGGCTGCTGCAGTACCTCACCCCGCTCATGCAGCTGGCGATCGGGGTCTTCGTCAACCAGGAGCCCATGCCGCCGGCCCGGCTGGCCGGGTTCGTCATCGTGTGGGTCGCCCTGGCCGTGTTCACCGTCGACGGCCTGCGGACCGCCCGGGACGGCGCCCGTCGGCGGGCGGCGGAGACCGCGCCCGCACCGGCCCGTTGA
- a CDS encoding alpha/beta fold hydrolase: MRPRPRPGARATSAASLLLLVLVLTGSLPAAPAAAAEDVTTEDARIGVGEGDRAAELDTTLYLPASGEPAPAVLLAHGFGGSKRSVADDARDLAGRGYVVLTWSARGFGESTGRIGLNDPSAEVADVSVLLDRLAARDDVVLDADGDPRVGVAGASYGGALSLLAAGYDDRVDAIAPQITWHSLTAALFPSQVGEPAADTVAATPQADEGGVYKRLWSGLFFGVGSAPSGGLLGALGGGGGGVPSAADLPAALGSVDPATVDPQAVEQLLTCGRFTAEVCAAYQSAASTGTLTPEVAAVLDRSSPATVLDRIDAPTLLVQGTQDSLFGLGQADANARGIAADGTPVKVVWYAGGHDAQASEGTTADLRDQVAGWFDWHLRGQGEDPGTGFEFPAPTGVTAGVGTVQGGSRTVTTPAYPGLAGTGAAQRSPVTVEGPLQPVVTPAGGTPAAITVVPGLGSLASALAGSAVEIPGQFAAFDSQPLGEAVEVVGASTIDLAVASPGGTATLFAKLYDVAPDGSTTLPAGQVAPLALSGLSADPTSPTTVGVTLPGIVHRFEAGHTMRVVVSSTDQAYALPAEAGVYSVALATGGDAAALAVPTVDGRSESAGGTSRWWVLLGVVLALGLLGWLAAVLWGRRARARVSRVEPDGEDVPLRFTGVTKAYKDGFVAVRDLSFEVRRGQVLGLLGPNGAGKTTSLRMLMGLIAPTDGQITVFGHEIRPGAPVLSRLGSFVEGTGLQPHLSGRDNLRLYWAATGRPAADAHMEEAIAVAGLGAALDRPVRRYSQGMRQRVAIAQAMLGLPDLLVLDEPTNGLDPPQIHAMREVLRSYAATGRTVIVSSHLLSEIEQTCSHVVVMAKGQKIAQGTVEEIVGTGGSVLVDLADDADTDRAVAVLEGLPGVAVERTDEGLVADLDGTSRARALHALVAADVSVQAFTPRRRLEDAFLALVGEEA, encoded by the coding sequence GTGCGTCCCCGCCCGCGCCCCGGCGCCCGTGCGACGTCCGCCGCCTCGCTCCTGCTCCTCGTCCTCGTCCTCACCGGCTCCCTCCCCGCGGCCCCCGCCGCCGCCGCCGAGGACGTCACCACCGAGGACGCGCGGATCGGCGTCGGCGAGGGTGACCGCGCCGCGGAGCTGGACACCACCCTGTACCTGCCGGCCTCCGGCGAGCCGGCGCCGGCGGTCCTGCTCGCCCACGGCTTCGGCGGCAGCAAGCGGTCGGTCGCCGACGACGCCCGCGACCTGGCCGGCCGCGGCTACGTCGTGCTCACCTGGTCCGCGCGCGGCTTCGGGGAGAGCACCGGGCGGATCGGGCTCAACGACCCGAGTGCCGAGGTGGCCGACGTCTCCGTGCTGCTGGACCGGCTCGCCGCGCGCGACGACGTCGTGCTCGACGCCGACGGCGACCCGCGGGTCGGCGTCGCGGGGGCCTCCTACGGCGGGGCGCTGTCCCTGCTCGCGGCCGGCTACGACGACCGGGTCGACGCCATCGCCCCGCAGATCACCTGGCACTCGCTGACCGCCGCGCTGTTCCCCTCCCAGGTGGGGGAGCCGGCCGCGGACACCGTGGCCGCCACCCCGCAGGCCGACGAGGGCGGGGTCTACAAGCGGCTGTGGTCCGGCCTGTTCTTCGGCGTCGGCTCGGCGCCCTCCGGCGGTCTGCTCGGTGCCCTGGGCGGCGGGGGCGGCGGCGTGCCGTCGGCCGCCGACCTGCCCGCCGCGCTGGGCTCGGTGGACCCGGCGACGGTGGACCCGCAGGCGGTGGAGCAGCTGCTCACCTGCGGCCGCTTCACCGCCGAGGTCTGCGCGGCCTACCAGTCCGCCGCCTCCACCGGCACGCTGACCCCCGAGGTCGCCGCCGTGCTCGACCGGAGCAGCCCGGCGACGGTCCTGGACCGGATCGACGCGCCCACGCTGCTGGTGCAGGGCACCCAGGACTCGCTGTTCGGCCTCGGCCAGGCCGACGCCAACGCCCGCGGCATCGCCGCCGACGGCACCCCGGTCAAGGTCGTCTGGTACGCCGGCGGGCACGACGCGCAGGCCTCCGAGGGCACCACCGCGGACCTGCGCGACCAGGTCGCCGGCTGGTTCGACTGGCACCTGCGGGGCCAGGGCGAGGACCCGGGCACCGGCTTCGAGTTCCCCGCCCCGACCGGCGTCACCGCGGGGGTCGGCACCGTGCAGGGCGGCAGCCGCACCGTGACCACCCCGGCCTACCCCGGCCTGGCCGGCACCGGGGCCGCGCAGCGCAGCCCGGTGACCGTCGAGGGGCCGCTGCAACCGGTGGTCACCCCGGCCGGGGGCACGCCGGCCGCGATCACCGTCGTCCCCGGCCTCGGCTCGCTGGCCTCCGCGCTGGCCGGCAGCGCCGTCGAGATCCCCGGCCAGTTCGCCGCGTTCGACAGCCAGCCGCTCGGCGAGGCCGTCGAGGTGGTCGGCGCCTCGACGATCGACCTCGCCGTCGCCTCGCCCGGCGGCACGGCCACCCTGTTCGCCAAGCTCTACGACGTCGCCCCCGACGGGTCGACGACCCTGCCCGCCGGCCAGGTCGCCCCCCTGGCGCTGAGCGGGCTGTCGGCCGACCCGACCTCACCCACCACGGTCGGGGTGACCCTGCCCGGGATCGTGCACCGGTTCGAGGCCGGGCACACCATGCGGGTGGTGGTCTCCTCCACCGACCAGGCCTATGCGCTGCCGGCCGAGGCCGGGGTCTACTCCGTCGCCCTGGCCACGGGCGGGGACGCCGCGGCGCTCGCCGTCCCGACGGTCGACGGGCGCAGCGAGTCCGCCGGCGGGACCTCCCGCTGGTGGGTGCTGCTGGGCGTCGTCCTCGCCCTGGGCCTGCTCGGCTGGCTGGCCGCCGTCCTGTGGGGCCGCCGGGCCCGGGCGCGGGTGTCCCGGGTGGAGCCCGACGGCGAGGACGTGCCGCTGCGCTTCACCGGCGTGACCAAGGCCTACAAGGACGGCTTCGTCGCCGTCCGGGACCTGTCCTTCGAGGTGCGGCGCGGGCAGGTCCTCGGCCTGCTCGGCCCCAACGGCGCGGGCAAGACGACGTCGCTGCGCATGCTCATGGGCCTGATCGCGCCGACCGACGGGCAGATCACCGTGTTCGGCCACGAGATCCGCCCCGGTGCGCCGGTGCTGTCCCGGCTCGGCTCCTTCGTCGAGGGCACCGGCCTGCAGCCGCACCTGTCCGGCCGCGACAACCTGCGGCTGTACTGGGCCGCGACCGGCCGCCCCGCCGCGGACGCGCACATGGAGGAGGCCATCGCCGTCGCCGGTCTCGGCGCGGCGCTGGACCGGCCGGTGCGCCGCTACAGCCAGGGCATGCGCCAGCGGGTGGCCATTGCCCAGGCCATGCTCGGCCTGCCCGACCTGCTGGTCCTCGACGAGCCGACCAACGGGCTGGACCCGCCGCAGATCCACGCGATGCGCGAGGTGCTGCGCTCCTACGCCGCGACCGGCCGCACGGTGATCGTGTCCAGCCACCTGCTCAGCGAGATCGAGCAGACCTGCAGCCACGTCGTCGTCATGGCCAAGGGGCAGAAGATCGCCCAGGGCACGGTCGAGGAGATCGTCGGCACCGGCGGGTCGGTGCTCGTCGACCTCGCCGACGACGCCGACACCGACCGCGCGGTCGCCGTCCTGGAGGGGCTGCCCGGGGTGGCGGTGGAGCGCACCGACGAGGGGCTGGTCGCCGACCTGGACGGCACCAGCCGCGCGCGGGCGCTGCACGCGCTGGTGGCCGCCGACGTCTCGGTGCAGGCCTTCACACCGCGCCGCCGCCTGGAGGACGCGTTCCTGGCACTGGTGGGGGAGGAAGCGTGA
- a CDS encoding ABC transporter permease subunit produces MTTGHVQPTGAVAGYRPGRTLRLSVELRRQFKRRRTLGVLALMVALPLILIGALQLGGAEEAEENARINLVDVATSSGLNFTLFVLFATTSFFLVVVYALFFGDTVASEAQWGSLRYTLATPVPRMRLLRQKWLAAFVLSVGALLAIVTTALVAGGIAFGFGPVQTPVGVTLGQADALLRLAGMVGYLAVHLLVVGALAFWLSTITDAPLAAVGGAVFTMFVFAILDQVEQLGAIRDYFPTAEEFAWTDLLQTPVDSGDLFRGVVQSLVYAAVFTALGFRHFARRDVTS; encoded by the coding sequence GTGACGACCGGACACGTGCAGCCGACCGGGGCCGTCGCGGGCTACCGGCCCGGGCGCACCCTGCGGCTGTCGGTCGAGCTGCGCCGGCAGTTCAAGCGGCGGCGCACCCTCGGCGTGCTCGCGCTCATGGTGGCGCTGCCGCTGATCCTCATCGGCGCCCTGCAGCTGGGCGGCGCGGAGGAGGCGGAGGAGAACGCGCGGATCAACCTGGTCGACGTCGCCACCTCCAGCGGCCTGAACTTCACGCTGTTCGTGCTGTTCGCGACGACGAGCTTCTTCCTGGTCGTCGTCTACGCGCTGTTCTTCGGCGACACGGTGGCCAGCGAGGCCCAGTGGGGGTCGCTGCGCTACACCCTGGCCACCCCGGTGCCGCGGATGCGGCTGCTCCGGCAGAAGTGGCTGGCCGCGTTCGTGCTGTCGGTCGGTGCACTGCTCGCCATCGTCACGACCGCGCTGGTCGCCGGCGGGATCGCCTTCGGCTTCGGCCCGGTGCAGACCCCGGTGGGGGTGACCCTCGGTCAGGCCGACGCGCTGCTGCGGCTGGCCGGCATGGTCGGCTACCTCGCCGTGCACCTGCTCGTCGTCGGGGCTCTGGCGTTCTGGCTGTCCACGATCACCGACGCACCGCTGGCCGCGGTCGGCGGGGCGGTGTTCACCATGTTCGTCTTCGCCATCCTCGACCAGGTGGAGCAGCTGGGCGCGATCCGCGACTACTTCCCGACCGCGGAGGAGTTCGCCTGGACCGACCTGCTGCAGACCCCCGTCGACTCCGGCGACCTGTTCCGCGGCGTCGTCCAGTCGCTGGTCTACGCCGCCGTCTTCACCGCGCTTGGCTTCCGCCACTTCGCCCGCCGCGACGTGACGTCGTAG